Genomic segment of Pseudobacteroides sp.:
TTTTTTTATTTTTTAAGCTATTCTTTATTTTCCTTTTATATTTGCTTTTTTACCTTTTACTATAATGTTTTGTCATTAAATCTTTCTACTGCAAGATCTATCAGCCTTTCGATAAGTTCATCATATGGAATCCCGGATGCTTCCCAAAGCTTGGGATACATGCTTATACTTGTAAATCCAGGCAGGGTGTTAATTTCATTTATATATACATTGCCTGATCCCTTGTGAACAAAGAAATCAACCCTTGATAATCCCGCACAATCCAACGATTTAAAAGCACGTACGGCATAGTCCCTTATCTCTTTAATAGTAGATTCCGGTAAATCCGCCGGAATTGTTATTCTTGAATTGTTGTCTATATATTTTGCCTTATAGTCATAAAACTCATTGCATGGAACTACTTCTCCTACAGTTGATGCAATTGGCTCATCATTTCCTAGAACAGCACACTCAACTTCCCTGCCGTCAATGAATTCCTCAACCAAAAGCTTTCTGTCATATTTTGCTGCCTCAACCATAGTGTCTATAAGCTCCTGCCTGTTGCGTGCCTTGCCCACTCCTACGGAGGATCCTGAGTTGGATGGTTTTACAAAACAGGGATATGTCAATGTACCTTCAACCTTTGAAACAACATCATCCACATTTGCTTTTAGTGCTTTTCTATTGAAAACAAGATATTTTCCCTGAGGAATCCCCTCTTTTTCAAACACTATCTTGGTATATGCCTTATCCATTCCTACAGCCGAAGCCAGAACACCGGGACCAACATATGGAATGCCTGCAAGTTCAAATAATCCCTGGATTGTACCGTCTTCTCCATTTGAGCCATGCAGGACAGGGAATACAACATCAATCCCTTGACCGTTATCCTCACCTACGCCTGCTGCATTAAAAATGCTTCTTGCCGAAGCAGCTTCTGCCAATACATTTTGTGAACCACTGCCAGCTAAACTCTGGTCTAATATACATTTCTGCCTTGCAGCTAAGCTTTCTTCTAATGCAATTTGCTCCCATTCACCGCTGCCAAGTTTTTCAACAGGTCCATTAAACCTTAGCCATTTACCTTCTTTTGTGATTCCAATCATGACTACTTCAAACTTGTCTCTGTTTATATTCCTAATTACAGACTCTGCCGATACACGAGATACTTCATGTTCTGTAGACTGTCCTCCAAAAATAACTGCAACCCTTGTTTTTTTATCCATAACTTATTCCCCTTTAAATTTGCAAAGCACTGAAATTTCAGCGTTTCGCCAATATAAGAAAGCCTAATAAAATATATATTTCTAATTTTACTATTTAAGTACCGCAACTTCAAGTTTTTTAGGGAAATAAAATAATTACAGAATTGCATAATATATCACAATAAAATGCATGCAAAACAATTAAACACATTTAATATAATTGAAAGAATCTACAATTATGAATTTTAAAAATGAAACGAGACTTCAGAAAGGTGAGTTAAGATCATACATAATCTTAATATACTACTATTTTATCATTCTTTATAATTTATGTACAGTCCTATTTATTGTTGTGCATTGTGAGGTCAATTTTACTTATAAATCGGGGGTCAGTTTTAGGTTCTTCCGCAATTTTGGGTATCATCGGGTATAAAAAAATGGTCTTGGTATAACCTTTGCTCTCAAAAGTGGTAATTTTGCTCTCCCATACATGAGCCGCTTTATCAACTTAAGTCTATGATTATTTCCTTCTGTAACTCCATTGCTATAAGGGCTAATTACAGCTTGCTCTACAGCAGAAATATCTTTAATCAAGCCATTAGCAAAGGATTTTAAGTTGCTTATACTGCACTTTATATATTTTTCAATAAAGTTATGGAGTGAAGAAGTAGTTTTCTGTATAAACACATCACGAAAATCTTTGACACATTCTTCAATAATTAAGGTATCTGGATACTTATCATATATAATTATTCTATCTTTTTCATCCATTCCTTTACTAGACCAGATATGTTTGATTAGATCTTGCTTCTTAACAAACCTCTTGATTACCTTAGACTTATTATCCGTGTTAACATTAATATCTTTCTTAAGGCTACCGCAGTAATAATAAAGTATTGTTTGACCACCTGTATAACCTTCACTTTTTAAAGCTTCTAAAATATCCTTGTATGGCATTTTATCTGAAAGCATTTTTTGAATTTTATCAGTATATTCATCAAGAATAGAGTGCCTTTTGATATTCTTATTTCCATGTTTGCTGAGGTTTTCTGGATCACCCTGTAAGTATTTTCTCACTCTCTTAGGCCATGTCTTTAAGATTCTAGCTATCTCCTTTTTTGAATACCCTTCTGCAAATAAGGTTTGCATCTGAATAATTTCCTCTTTCCTTCTTCTCTCATTATTGCTGACCCTAGAATCAGCTTTTTTAGTTTTTTTTAGACTCATCTTGAATGGAGTTTTGATTTAAAGAGTTATCGCTATAATCTGTTACATCAATTTTTTCAGGCAAAACACTTCTTAGTGCATCCTTTACCGC
This window contains:
- a CDS encoding transposase, giving the protein MSLKKTKKADSRVSNNERRRKEEIIQMQTLFAEGYSKKEIARILKTWPKRVRKYLQGDPENLSKHGNKNIKRHSILDEYTDKIQKMLSDKMPYKDILEALKSEGYTGGQTILYYYCGSLKKDINVNTDNKSKVIKRFVKKQDLIKHIWSSKGMDEKDRIIIYDKYPDTLIIEECVKDFRDVFIQKTTSSLHNFIEKYIKCSISNLKSFANGLIKDISAVEQAVISPYSNGVTEGNNHRLKLIKRLMYGRAKLPLLRAKVIPRPFFYTR
- a CDS encoding D-alanine--D-alanine ligase family protein, which encodes MDKKTRVAVIFGGQSTEHEVSRVSAESVIRNINRDKFEVVMIGITKEGKWLRFNGPVEKLGSGEWEQIALEESLAARQKCILDQSLAGSGSQNVLAEAASARSIFNAAGVGEDNGQGIDVVFPVLHGSNGEDGTIQGLFELAGIPYVGPGVLASAVGMDKAYTKIVFEKEGIPQGKYLVFNRKALKANVDDVVSKVEGTLTYPCFVKPSNSGSSVGVGKARNRQELIDTMVEAAKYDRKLLVEEFIDGREVECAVLGNDEPIASTVGEVVPCNEFYDYKAKYIDNNSRITIPADLPESTIKEIRDYAVRAFKSLDCAGLSRVDFFVHKGSGNVYINEINTLPGFTSISMYPKLWEASGIPYDELIERLIDLAVERFNDKTL